TGCCTAAAGAAATACCCATTCCTGGTCCGTGTGTCACCGGTATTGGAGACAATCTTGGTGAGCATCCAGATAAAAAGTTTGATCCTTCTCCAAAAGCAGATGATTTGCTTAAAGAATGGGAGTGTGGGACAAACGTAGGGCGCGATATTGAAACGCGCCCGTGTGGTTTTTCCTCTCGTGGTTGGGCGGCAATATTGGAAGATATTTTAAAACAGCTGCCGAAAGTTGATGATAAATCTCAAGAACCATGTGAAGAGTGCATAGAATCAGAAGAAGATGCAGATAAAGCTGCCGAGAGTGCAGAGGCAAAAGAAGAAGATGTGCTTGTAGAGGATGGCAAACCTCAAGGGGAAGTGCCATCTGAAACAGAAGAGCAAGGTGAGTCAGAGTCTCCAGTTGTTGTTAGTGATGAATTAATAATTGCCGATCAATCAAAGCTGACTGTAGAGAGTGAAGTCGCGGTCATTACTATTGATCTTGCGGCAATAGACCATGCAGAGTCTAAACAATCATTTGTTCTTGATAAAGAACAGGTGATAACGTTATCTGAAGCAGATGCAGAGTTAAAGATTATTTTGGATAAAGTAAAACAACATTGGAAGCAGAAACAGAAAAATGTGTGTAAAGAGCATGGTAAACGTTCTGCTAGTGGAAAGCATGCATACAAGCCAAAAGAATTAGAAGAAATTATTTTATCACCCGAAGAAATTGAAAAATTAGTAAAAGTTTTTGATGGAACGTTATCGGTTCCTATTGAAATTGGTGAAGGTGTACATATTTGGATAGACTACGAACATATTTTTAATCCAGTGCTGAAAATAGGTTGCAAAGATAATACAATTACCCCTGCGGGGTTTCATCATGATTATTTAGGAGAAATACAGAAAAGTGGTTTAATAGAAAGTGTCGTTATTCAACGCGGTGAGCATGGAGTATACAAAATTAGATGGCGTTATGCTGACGGTAAAGAAAAAGAATCAACTCTTTTCCCTGATCATTGGACAGAGGCTCAAGTGATAGAAAAAATAAATGAAGCATTACGTAATTCCATAGAAAAAACGCCCAAAAATAATGGGCGGTGGGAAATTGAAGGTATAACAAGCGAGGGTATTAGTATTACAGCAATAATAGATGTATGTGAAACACAGTCAGGTCAGAAAGTAGGTGAAGTAGTTACAGCATATCCCAATATAAAGGTTGCTTTATGAGGACGCTATACCCAGATATGATAAATGGCCAGCCAGTTATGAAAAAAAGTTACATTTGGATGGAACGAGGTATTTCAAGGTCTTATCCAGCAAGAAATTTCACAGCTAACAAACAACTCAATCGGCTAAGAGATGTTTTTCGTGATCAAGGGGTTGACGCAGAATGGGTTAAAAGAGCGTTATTGGATCCCGCAGGTCGAGGATTATTTGGAGAATTTACTGAGATATCCATAAATGGCAATACAGTCACTTTAACACCGACTGATATCTCCTGGGATGACCCAGAAAACTTTATAGAAATGGACCGCAATGTCTTATTAGGATTAACAAACGACTGGCAAGAGTTGGTAAGAGCAAAAGCGCCAGAAATTTTTATTTATGAGAAAAATGGAGAACTTTTTGTAAGTGATACGTTGCCGGAAGGGATGGAGTGAAAGTGTACATAAAGATGGATAAGAAAAAAGAGGCCACAAGCGCAGCCTCACGATTATACCGGTAATAATTGAGAAAATTCATCACGTATGCCAAAAAGTACCGTTAAATTGATACCCGTATCATGGCCCCGTCGTTTGACGTCCTGATATGCAGCCTCAATATGATCACACACATCGATAAGATGAAATACATCATCAACAAGAAGCGGCAATACACCATCATGACACGCACGTAATAACAAGTCTGCATGAGAACGAGCCAGCGTCATACGACCAGTAATGGCGTCCACCACAAAATCTTGTTCCACCTGTTCAACCTGATTTTTTTGCAATAACTCAAAATAACCCCACATGCATACCATCGCATTTAATACATTGGTATACAACGAAGGAGGAAACGGACTTTCAGAGGTAAGCGGTGCGTAGTAAATACTTTGATTGCTCGTCTGCGTCGTAAAAAATGAAAAAACCGCAACCGCCAGCGCAGATCGCATGCCACGCATCATCCGTTTTATAATTAAACCTTTTTGCATCATAGTTCTCCTTTTTGACCCCTACTATCATCACAATACTCCCCCCTATCATCTGTAGCATCGCAAACAAATACTCTAATTGTCAATAATGCAAAACTGGAATACAAAAAAATCTCTTATTAAGAAGACACCTGACACTCTGTTTTTATCAAAAAAATGCCAAGAAAAAAGAAAAAGATGCAACCGAAATCGCATCTTTTTCTTTTTTTATACAAAAATTACGCTGTTATTAAAACGGCAAATCGTCCTGAAACGGCTGCTCATCATTGAAAGCAATCTCACCAGTATCAAATCCTGATGAAGACTCTGCCATTGGTCTTTTTGCTTTAACTGCACCACGCGCCGCAGTTTTTGCTTTAATCTGCTCAATTTGATCCATAACATCTTGTTCTTTTGGATCTAATGGAGATCGCATTGTACCGGTTTCAACATCTTCAACCGCACCACCTGCAGAAAGGAATACTACACGATCAGCAACAATAGAATGCTTACTACGACTTTGTCCGCTTTGATCCTGCCACGTATCTAATTTTAAACGACCTTCAATTAAAACCGAACGCCCTTTTTGCAAATATTGACGACAACTTTCCGCCTGCGCTCCCCATACATCCACATCGATGTAGCAAACTTCTTGAACCATAGAACCAGTCTGTCTATTTTTAAATTGACGATTGGTTGCAATGCCCAAACGGCATACCGGTTGTCCAGAAGTCAACTGTTTGTACTCTGGGTCCCTTGTTAAATTACCAATCATGATAATACGATTATATCCAGCCATTAATCATCCTTTACAACAGTTTTTATAGCAATAATTGTTTACTGTAACACAAAAAAACTATTTGCTAAATAATGATTTTAGATCAATGTTCATCACTATAACCATTTAGGCACGGCGTCTCTCTCTGATCTCACATTAGAACTATTTTTATAGCTTTATTGCCGTTCATTTGGCCCGATTAAAGCAACTTTCCTTTTTCTTGCTCCCATTAGTCGCACGGGCGGCATCGCCGACTGCGGTTGTGCTCCTTTTTTGCTTGCCAATAAATTACACAATTCTGGTCCCGCCAGCAACGTGGGTGATGAATCACCACTACTGCCCAATCGTAATGATCCTATATTGGGCAGTGAAGCACGGCGTCGAGGCGTAGTGGCGCAAGGACTATGCTCCAATCTTGACCGTACCGCCTGACCACCAATAGCGTCATTTTTTAGAGATGCTTCTAGCGCAAGTTGCGCAGTATCGTTACCGTACATCTGGTATGCCAATCTGAATCGCACGAGAGCATCATGAGCTGAAAGCGACAATAAATCAGCATCATGCGCTGCCTGCATGTATGCAAGTTGCGCATTACAAGCCGGACGCTCTAACTCAATAAACATTTCTAAAAGCATTCCTAACTTTCTCTGCTCACTTAATTGTCTATACGCCGGCGAGTGTATCACCTCAATATTCGCTTGCACTTGCTCTTGCATCAACTTAAAAACAGATTGATAACACACACTCCCGTTAAATACATTTGAATCTCCTCCATCACTACTGGATTCATCTGGCGCTGCATCCTCTTCTGCCATCGCCTCTTCTGAATCACTCTCACTTGCATCTTGAATAATTTGTACTGAAGCCAATCCAGCGACTATCCTTTCTAATTGCATACTCTCATCGGTGTCGCGCCCTGGATTTTTTGATCTGAAGTCTTTAATCTGCGCTTGAGCCATAGCATGCACAGCATGTGTTAATTGGGCTAAAAGTCCATTATCACGTCCGCTACTTTTATATGCCTCCAGCAAGCTCTGTGCCGCTTGGCTCATATGTATACCAAACGCACCTTGCTCAGCCTCGGCCGCTGCACCAAATGCACCATTCATCACAAAGACAAGCCCACCCAAAAGCCATCCGTATTGTTTATATTGCATATGTATCCCCTTATTAATCACGATTTATAGAACTGATTACCCGAGGGAAAATGTATAGTTAAACAATATTTCTGTCTATGGTTTATATTAAATCATAATTTGTGTGTTATACGAGATTACTTATTAAACGCACTGCTCACAGGTGGCCAGCGGATATAATGCTGCCAATTCTTCTGGAGTAGGCTGTGTTTTTAAAAAGTTTGCATACCCCAAGGATGCCTTTTTGCTGTTATGCGGCAAGTTGTACTGTTTATAAAACGCATGCACCACCGATTCATAGACGATTTGATCTTGCGGATCATCAACCATATATGCCGGATGCAATGACTTTTTCAAAACCAACAAATGGACATTCTTATGCCCTCGTTTTTTCAATTGTTTATATACATTGAAAGTACTTTGTGGCGCAACAAGACCATCTTTTAATGAGCTTACAATTAATAAAGGAATATCATCAGTAATGGTTTGAGCACACTTGCCCGGATTAATCCCGTCCTTACGGTACTTTCGCATTACCATCGAAAACATTTGATGCAATCGCTCTTCTGTCGCAAGCGGTTTATCATCATATAAAAAATGCTTCATGCCATGGGTCACACTATCAAAAAGACCTTCTACCACCGCAGCCTTCACTCTTTCTGGTTTATGAAGCGTTATAAAATTAAAGATCGTTGCGGCACCACGAGAATCACCATATAGAATAACATCTGCCTGAGGGTATTTCTTAATATGATTTTTATAATGCTTATGCAAACACTTAATATCTATAGTTTGTCCCACATTTGCTGCACTAAAATTAGGGGTGTAATTAACTACGGTATATTTTGAAGACTCATTATCTACAACCGTAACACCATATTTTTCATTGAAACAACGTTCCATAATAGGATATAGGTCTCTCCGTATACCATTTAAAAATGCAGTAATTGGATTTAAAGTGAACCTCGTTGGTTTTTTTAAGCACGCATCGGGAAACGCAACCGTCGTATTTGGTTGACCAATAACATGGCCTCCTGATGTCCAAGATATTTTTTCGCCCGTACTTGCTACAAATTCAGGGCAATACCGTCCCATAGTAATTCCGCTACTCGTCAAGCCAGGGACATACAAGTACGAAGCCTTACTAGGCACAACATCCCAAAATACGCTAGGAGTCGACTCAACTGTTTGGGTTTTATCAGCTTTATTTTTTGAATGCATGCCACATGATGAAAGGGCTGCTGCCCCCATTAAAACGAAGATGAATTTGAGTATATATCTAGATTCCATTTTTTCCCCTAGCTAGCGATAACCTACCAATTCTTAGCTTCACCATCCTTCGCTCTACGAGCTTATTGCTGGCATGCGATTTTTAAAGCTCTATCCATGCTAATAAGGGTACATGAGCCATTATTATTATCAAATGGGGGTTGTAATGGATTCTAGCCCTATAACACAAACGGCTTCAATCTTCCACTGATGAATGCTTGATTCTTCTGACTAGCGTCGCAATGGCCCTTTACTGAGTTCTGGAGAATCTGCGCAAGCACTATTTTCGTTTTTCAGATCTCAATCTCATTGGATGGGACCTATATGGTTGATGCCGCCGATGCACTCTCCCCCTCGGTTTATTATCGATCGGCACTCCGTTTACGAGTTCTAATGCTTGTTGTAAATGTTGCCTAAGAACCCCATCAGAACGAGGTTTTACACCCAATATCTGAGCTGCTATGGATTGCTGCCGCTTAAACATTCTTAGACGTGTCTCAAATTGTTTGTTTGTACTTAATTGAGCAAATGTAACCGCATTAATAACCGCTCTATCTGCATACATTTGCGCTCCCATCAACTCTAAAAACAATTTCTCGCGATCGCTACGATCAACCACTTCCTTTGCATCATCACCACGACCCAATACCTCCTCATCACCTATTGCTAAAGCCTCCAGTTGACTGCTTAGCTCACCTGACAACCCTTCCTGCGGAGATCCAACTGGTACCTGTTCAGAGCGCTGCAGCTGTTCTACAAGCAGCTGATCCATGCAACGCGTGAAAATCTCTTGTCCCATTCTGCTGCCCTGGATAGCTTGCGCAGCAGAAGCTTCGGGTTGCGCATCGGCAGCATCTAACGCCCCATTCATCACAAAAAACAAACTTATCAAAAACAAACTATATTGTTTACATTGCATACCAACTCCTTCAACATGTTAGTAAGATTTTATTATTCGATGAAAAATCTATATTTAAACGCTCTGCCAGTCCACTATGTATGATCAAATCATAACTTCCATGCTATAGAAGCACATCTAATCGTATAAAACAATCATTATTTTTTAAGCCCAGATTTCTTCTTCTGCTCCATAACAAAAGCCACCTGCTGCTCAAGCAGATTATTAATCTCTTGCTGTCGACAGGCAAATTCTTGATATTTGCGCTCATCCGCAGCTAAGGTAATTTTGTCTATGCCTTCAAAAAAGGATCCTTCGATCATATCGCCCACCATTGCGATCATCTCTTGCTGTACCTGCGCATTTAAAATTGCGGTTTTTGGAGATTCTTTCAAAACATCGGTCACGCAGTCACAACAGTTTTCCTTTAATGTCCGCGTCGATACTTTTTTATCTTTTTTTGGTATTACAAAACTTTCTGCCGTTATACATATGACAGAGAACCCTATGAGACCCGACAAAAAATATTTTTTTATATTCATACCATCATTACCTATTTTGTAAAAGGCGTATTCCAGTTATCAGATATTGTATAAATACCGCCACAACCATACATGCTACTATCACCAAAAAACTATTATATACAGGCAAAGAGATTCTGTTTAAATACTGACAACACATTAACCATGCAATAAAGAGCAATTGCATCCCTCCTGCCGCTTTTGCCAAAAAGGTCGGACGAAAATGGATAAATCCTTTTATCGCGTACATGGCACCCGTTCCTACAAGAATGAGCAACTCTTTGATGAGTACCAAAAGCACGAGCCAAATTGGAATAGCATAGAGCGATGTCTCGATCGATGCCAACGTCACAAAGCAGGCAATTAACAAAAACTTATCTGCAATTGGATCAAGACAGGCTCCTAATATGGTTCGCTCATTACGCAAGCGCGCCAGCATACCGTCAGCAATATCAGTGAGCAATGCGACAGCCAGTAATCCCCATGCCAACCCCCAGGAATGATAAAACATCGCAGCAACGATACAAGGTACTAAAAAAATACGTAGTATCGTGCATAGTGTTGCAAGCGTAATACGTCGTTCTTCTGCTGGAAAACTTTTCAAAAATTGTTGAATCATATGACAATACTCCGTACTCCGTTTTGCAAAAAACTATCAATCGGAAAAACTCATGCACGTATTATACAATAATTCCCGCGCCGATGCATATCTGACCATCATAGATCACAGCAAATTGTCCTGATGCTATTCCTTGATCATGGTTTGCAAGTGTTATTTTAAATGATCCACCATCAACCATTTGTACGTGTGCATGATGCATCTGCGGTCCATGGCGTAATTTTACCAAATAGTTTCCATCCCGTGAGGCAACGCCAGCAATCCAATTACATTCTGCAATGGTAAGCTCGTTACGTTGTTTATCGTGATCATGATACGTTCGAGAAATAAAAATTTCATTGCGCTGCGTGTCTTTTGCAACCACGTACCACGGACCACCAGAAAGCCCAATGCCCTGCCGCTGGCCAATGGTATAATACCAAAATCCGTTGTGCCGCCCAAGCACTGCACCAGTTTCATATTCAATTAAATCGCCTGGTCGCTCGCCCAGATAATGTTTAATAAAATCAGAAAATTTTAGTTTCCCTAAAAAGCAGATGCCTTGACTGTCTTTACGAATTTTATTGGGTAAATCAAACTGTTCTGCAAGCTCACGTACTTGCTCTTTACGCAAATGACCAATCGGGAACAGTAATTTTGCAAGCTGCTGTTGTGTTAAATAGGAAAGGAAATAGGTCTGGTCTTTAATCTCATCGGGAGCGCGGTAGAGCTGAGCAATCCCATCAACCAAAGCAACTTGCGCATAATGGCCTGATGCAATCGCATCATACGTATGCGGTAATGTTTGCATGTACTCAACAAACATGCCAAATTTAATACGTGAATTACAAAGGATATCGGGGTTAGGGGTTCGACCAGCTTTAACCTGTGCAATCGTATGAGCAACTACATGATCAAAATACTCTTTCTGCAATGATACAATTTGTAATGGCACCTCTAACTGCGCACATACTGCCTGGACGTAACTGAGATCTTCCTGCCACGGGCAAATCCCCAAATAGGAAAGCTCATCCTCCAACCAGATTTTCAAATAAAAAGCGGTCACTGCATGCCCCTGCTGCTTGAGCAGCGCGAGTGCAACCGAACTATCAACACCACCAGAAACTAAAACCGCTACCTGCATTTTTATACCTATTAAATACTGTAATTATGCATATATAATAGCAGATTATTCGCCATTAAAACAGGGTGAAAAATGCACCTTTTACAGCTTCGATTTAAGCCTTCCCTTTTCCGGCGCTACTTTTAATGCTTTTTCAAACTTTGCTATTGCACGTTGGACTTGATCGAAGGTTTTTCGCAAGTTAAGAGGATATGGTGGTTTAAATGCCATACGCAGCCTTTCAAGAACCCTCGCATTAAAATTTATCCTTTGTCCAAAACTTCTCACCTGATCATATTCGCCAGTCGATAATAGAAACTCATTTATCTTTTCATTATGCGCCCCTCCCGCACAGAGAAAAATATTATGTACATCTGCATGTTGATATATGTCATCAATTGCTGCTATATCGACCATAAAATATTCATTCTTCATAACATCGTCCCAAGAATTTTGCATACCGCTCGCGTCTAACACAGGATATGTATATAGAAATCTTAACAACTTCTCTTTAATATCGCTGCTTTTTATACTATTTACCGTTTGCATTATCATAATCCTATATAATGCATCCATACCTTTCTGCTCTTTCTCATTAGCAGCCCTCATGTTTATTAATTTAAAATCTCCCCACGGTATTTTATTTTTCGATATAAATTCATAAAAAACCATCCTAGATTCAATATTTTTACAAGATATACCATACGCCCACAGCTGTAGCACTAAATACCTCATTGGAAGACACTCTATTATCATTCCTAAAAAATCGACCGCCTTTTCTTCCGTAATGCTCTCCAAAAAATCCTTCCCCGCATCAGATGCCAATTGTTGAGCCCATGATTTATCTTTATTAACGTTCCAAATAATATTCGATTCATACTCTGGATTCCAATCGATTGAAGCTGCAGATTTTACATCCTCTATCAAGCAGTGCACAGACTCTCCTTTGCCCTTCAGCCCACTTACCATAGAAATCAAATCTTTTCTTTGAGCAATCGTATTTTCCCCACCAACCGCATCAACATGTATATCTGCCAATGAAAAAATCAGCTGACCCGTGTTTTTATTGCGCAAAACCGTTAGATTGTAAAAAACCGCATGCAGCGGTACGTTCAAGAATAATGCCGCTAAAACCAGTAAAACAAACTTTTTCATGACTCCCCCCTTACAAATCAATCATTATGATAAATTCAAAATAATCAATTAGGATTCAATTTGTCAATGATCGCTCGGTGTGGATAATAAAACAACGAATCCTGCTGCACCAGCAAGCCGTGACTTTTATCCCCTTTTTTACTAGGATTAGAGCTTATCCGAAAATTATCGCCATAGTTGAAAGCAATCAGAACAAGGAGCCCCCGATCGTCGTCGCGAGCCGCCATTGGCGTGCGTGGCGATCCAGGTTAATAAAGAAATATTTAGGTAAATACAAAAAAACGATCTATTTTGTAGCGCTCATACTGAGCGCACAATTTCCTGGATCACCACGCATTCGCTCGTGAAGACGATCGGGTGCCAACAATACTGTACAATGCCTATCTATCTCAATATTTTGCAATACACTAAACCACCAGCCATTTTTCGGATAAGCTCTTAGACAATACACAATCTTTCTTATCAAGGACCTACTTATGACCCGTATTCAGCAAACTCAACAAACAACAACTATGCCAGTAAATATGATCCAACAAATCCAACAGGCTTTTACCTTATTTTTACAAACCACATTCAAGATCGATAATCCCGAATTATCTCAATGCGCTGAACTAGTACTCAATGTAGACGAAAACAAACAACAATTTGGCGATCTAAACGCTAATGCTGCAATGATCCTTGCAAAAGCACTCAAGCAAAATCCACGCGCTATTGCAGAGCAAATAGCTACCAATTTTACTCATCCCGGTATTGCACGCATTGAAATTGCTGGCCCTGGTTTTTTAAACTTCTTTTTCACTGAAAAAACATGGCATACACTCGCTCAAAACCTATATAATTCAAAAGAAGAATTCTTCACGCTCGATTCAGGCATCCCACGATACAGATACAATGTCGAATTTGTGAGCGCCAATCCTACCGGCCCATTACATCTTGGTCATGGTCGTGGAGGGATTATCGGCGACGTGCTAGCCAACATTTTAAATTTCATCGGCCACAGCGCAACTCGCGAATTTTATATTAATGATGCGGGAACTCAAATTGATAAACTTGGCAGAAGCTTTAAAATTCGTTGCCAGCAAGAACTTGGTGCGAGCGTAGAGTTACCTGAAGATGGCTACCACGGCACCTATTTAGTTGATCTTGCCAAAGAATGCATTGCGCAACATGGCTCATCAGTAACCGATAAGCCTGAAACATTTTTCCAAGAATACGCTCAACAAAAGCTACTTGCGCATATCAAGCAAACGCTTGCACAATACGGCATTCAATTTGACGTCTGGTTTTCAGAAAAAACATTACATACCGATGGATCCATTACCTCAGTTATAAATTTACTCCAAGAGCATGGCTATCTGTTTGAACATGAAGGGGCCCTCTGGTTCCGTTCAACAACATTTGGCGATGACAAAGATCGTGTGATGAGAAAAGCATCTGGCGAACTGACCTATGTTGCCGCCGACACTGCATATCTAAAAAATAAAGTTGATCGCGGCTTTGACCATCTTATTATGGTGCTGGGGCAAGATCATCATAGCTATGTGGTCCGCCTGCAAGGATTATTGCTTGCTCTGCATCTGCATACCAAGGCAAAACTGGATGTTATCCTCTACCAACTGGTCAGCCTCAAAGAAGGTGATCAACAACTGCGCATGTCCAAACGAGCCGGAAGAATCATCTCACTGGCCGATGTCATAGAAACCGTTGGGGTCGACATAGCACGCTTTTTCTATCTCCATAGAAAAGCAGATGCACATCTTGAATTTGATATAGAGCTGGCGCTTAAAAAAACTGATGAAAACCCTGTTTACTATGCACAATACGCGTATGTACGCATCAAAAGTATTTTAGAAAAAAGTAGCCAAGACGCTGCGTTTGCCAACATATCACCAGCAGATGCGGAACACATAGGCACAGAAGAACAGCTGCTACTCAAGAAGATAATCTCGCTTAAAAAGACGCTGGAATCTATTAGCCACAATCATCAGACGCATGTACTGACTTACTATGTACTGGAACTTGCGC
Above is a genomic segment from Candidatus Babeliales bacterium containing:
- a CDS encoding prolyl oligopeptidase family serine peptidase gives rise to the protein MESRYILKFIFVLMGAAALSSCGMHSKNKADKTQTVESTPSVFWDVVPSKASYLYVPGLTSSGITMGRYCPEFVASTGEKISWTSGGHVIGQPNTTVAFPDACLKKPTRFTLNPITAFLNGIRRDLYPIMERCFNEKYGVTVVDNESSKYTVVNYTPNFSAANVGQTIDIKCLHKHYKNHIKKYPQADVILYGDSRGAATIFNFITLHKPERVKAAVVEGLFDSVTHGMKHFLYDDKPLATEERLHQMFSMVMRKYRKDGINPGKCAQTITDDIPLLIVSSLKDGLVAPQSTFNVYKQLKKRGHKNVHLLVLKKSLHPAYMVDDPQDQIVYESVVHAFYKQYNLPHNSKKASLGYANFLKTQPTPEELAALYPLATCEQCV
- the mnmA gene encoding tRNA 2-thiouridine(34) synthase MnmA yields the protein MQVAVLVSGGVDSSVALALLKQQGHAVTAFYLKIWLEDELSYLGICPWQEDLSYVQAVCAQLEVPLQIVSLQKEYFDHVVAHTIAQVKAGRTPNPDILCNSRIKFGMFVEYMQTLPHTYDAIASGHYAQVALVDGIAQLYRAPDEIKDQTYFLSYLTQQQLAKLLFPIGHLRKEQVRELAEQFDLPNKIRKDSQGICFLGKLKFSDFIKHYLGERPGDLIEYETGAVLGRHNGFWYYTIGQRQGIGLSGGPWYVVAKDTQRNEIFISRTYHDHDKQRNELTIAECNWIAGVASRDGNYLVKLRHGPQMHHAHVQMVDGGSFKITLANHDQGIASGQFAVIYDGQICIGAGIIV
- a CDS encoding EndoU domain-containing protein, producing PKEIPIPGPCVTGIGDNLGEHPDKKFDPSPKADDLLKEWECGTNVGRDIETRPCGFSSRGWAAILEDILKQLPKVDDKSQEPCEECIESEEDADKAAESAEAKEEDVLVEDGKPQGEVPSETEEQGESESPVVVSDELIIADQSKLTVESEVAVITIDLAAIDHAESKQSFVLDKEQVITLSEADAELKIILDKVKQHWKQKQKNVCKEHGKRSASGKHAYKPKELEEIILSPEEIEKLVKVFDGTLSVPIEIGEGVHIWIDYEHIFNPVLKIGCKDNTITPAGFHHDYLGEIQKSGLIESVVIQRGEHGVYKIRWRYADGKEKESTLFPDHWTEAQVIEKINEALRNSIEKTPKNNGRWEIEGITSEGISITAIIDVCETQSGQKVGEVVTAYPNIKVAL
- the ssb gene encoding single-stranded DNA-binding protein translates to MAGYNRIIMIGNLTRDPEYKQLTSGQPVCRLGIATNRQFKNRQTGSMVQEVCYIDVDVWGAQAESCRQYLQKGRSVLIEGRLKLDTWQDQSGQSRSKHSIVADRVVFLSAGGAVEDVETGTMRSPLDPKEQDVMDQIEQIKAKTAARGAVKAKRPMAESSSGFDTGEIAFNDEQPFQDDLPF
- the argS gene encoding arginine--tRNA ligase, producing the protein MTRIQQTQQTTTMPVNMIQQIQQAFTLFLQTTFKIDNPELSQCAELVLNVDENKQQFGDLNANAAMILAKALKQNPRAIAEQIATNFTHPGIARIEIAGPGFLNFFFTEKTWHTLAQNLYNSKEEFFTLDSGIPRYRYNVEFVSANPTGPLHLGHGRGGIIGDVLANILNFIGHSATREFYINDAGTQIDKLGRSFKIRCQQELGASVELPEDGYHGTYLVDLAKECIAQHGSSVTDKPETFFQEYAQQKLLAHIKQTLAQYGIQFDVWFSEKTLHTDGSITSVINLLQEHGYLFEHEGALWFRSTTFGDDKDRVMRKASGELTYVAADTAYLKNKVDRGFDHLIMVLGQDHHSYVVRLQGLLLALHLHTKAKLDVILYQLVSLKEGDQQLRMSKRAGRIISLADVIETVGVDIARFFYLHRKADAHLEFDIELALKKTDENPVYYAQYAYVRIKSILEKSSQDAAFANISPADAEHIGTEEQLLLKKIISLKKTLESISHNHQTHVLTYYVLELAQAFHSYYGKHRVINVERVEQSRGRLVVMQLLKNNFDLALTLLGISLPETM
- a CDS encoding CDP-alcohol phosphatidyltransferase family protein; translation: MIQQFLKSFPAEERRITLATLCTILRIFLVPCIVAAMFYHSWGLAWGLLAVALLTDIADGMLARLRNERTILGACLDPIADKFLLIACFVTLASIETSLYAIPIWLVLLVLIKELLILVGTGAMYAIKGFIHFRPTFLAKAAGGMQLLFIAWLMCCQYLNRISLPVYNSFLVIVACMVVAVFIQYLITGIRLLQNR